TATTGACCATTTTTTTTCAGCCGTTAATATTATCCCTTTCGGAAAACTGGGTGTAACGATATTTTTTGTTTTGAGTGGTTTTCTGATTTCAAGAATTCTGCTTAAAAGCAAAGAACATTATGTAACTGAACCTGATGGATTCAAGAAATACATCCGTAAGTTTTTGATCCGTAGAACCATACGGATTTTCCCGATTTACTACCTTTTGCTTGCGATTTTATTTATTCTCAATGTTCCGCCGGTTCGTGAGAAATTTGCCTGGCTGGCACTTTATGGTACCAATTTATACATCGGCATTTATCAAACCTGGCTTGGATCTTGTGATCATTTATGGTCGCTTGCGGTAGAAGAACAGGTTTATTTGTTCTTCCCGTTTCTGATATTTTTTGTTTCGAAAAAGAACCTGATTCCCTGGCTAGCAGTCATGGGTGTTGTTGGCGTTTTGCTTCGTTTCTATTTTTATTTTTCAGGAAAAGACTGGAGTGTCTCCTACGTTACAATGCCCGCCTGTCTGGATTCTTTTGCTCTTGGTGGACTAATGGCCTGGTTACAGCTTTACAAAAAAGATATTTTCCTGAAACTTTTTGATAAAACCTGGCCGGTTCTGTTAGGGCTTTTAGGTTGGATTTTAATGCAATACTGGAATAAAAGCTTCGGAGAAATTCATAATATTGTTGATGTCGTATTCGACCGTCTTGTTTCTTCTATTTTCAGCTTTTTCCTTATTGGACGGGCAGTGACAGGATACGGTGGGGCAATGAAATATTTTCTTGAAAACCCTATCAGCGTTTATTTGGGAAAGATCAGCTATGGTATTTATCTGTATCACAACTTTATTTACAATCATTACCACAGCGGTCCAAACCATCCGACAGTGCGATTAATCCATAAAATTTACCAGCATTTTCCTTCTCTGGAAGGTAATCTCACTTTCGAGGCATGCTTGTTTTCGTTACTGACAGTTATCGTAGCAACCATATCCTGGTATTGCTTCGAAAAACCAATTAATTCGTTAAAAGATCGTTACGCTTAGTCAATAAAAAATATCCAATTTTCGGATACAGGCTTTTTTCCTTAATTTTGCATCAACATACCAAATAATTTTCTGCATGACGTTCCTTCTTAGTATAGTAATGCCAGCATACAATGAACAAGATTGTATCGAAAAAGTAGTACACAACTGGACAAGTTTCCTGAAAAATAAATTCCCAAACGACAATACCACACTGATCGTCATCAATGATGGCTCTAAGGATAATACAAAAGTACTTTTGGATAAACTTGAAAAAGAAGTAACCAATCTTACCGTTGTGAATCAGAAAAATGGTGGTCACGGCAACGCAGTTGTAAACGGTTACCGTAAAGCGCTGGAATTAAATTCTCAATATGTTTTCCAGACAGATAGTGATGATCAGTTTGTTTCCGATGATTTTGACAAGCTTTGGGAAAAAAGACATCAGTCTGAATTTATTTTAGGCTACCGTGAAGTACGTCACGACGCCGGTGTTCGTTTATTCATTACCAAGTTCCTGAGAAGCACGATTTCCTTCGTTTACGGAACTTACATTCTTGACAGCAACATTCCTTTCCGTTTGATTAAAGGTACGTTTCTTCAAAAATTGATGAACCAGCTTCCTAATCCTGAACCATTCGCACCGAATATTTTTCTTTCGGTTATGGCAAAAAAATCAGGTCAGGAATTATTCGATATTCCAATTACACATAAAGACCGAGAAACCGGAGAGGTTTCAATCGTAAAATGGAACCTGTGGAAAGTTTGTATCCGCAGTTTCAAAGAATTGTTACGCTTCCGTCTGGAACTGAACCAGCACGTGAAAGCGATCCGTGCTTAACAAAAGAGAAACAGCTCATACTGAGTATTTTTATATTTAAAAATAACACAGTTTCCTGTAAGTTTTTTGCCTGAAACTGCTTACTCAATAAGCCCGTGTCGAAAAAACGAATCATTACTATCCTGCTGGCCATTATTCTGGTTCCGGCAGGATATTTTCTATATAAATCATTTCGCGGTTCGTCGGCTGCCTGGAAATATATTCCTTCCAATGCGGTTGTCGTTATAACCAGCGAGCACTTACAGGATTCGGTTTATGAAGGTACGGATGCAAATCTTGATCTGAAAAGATTGCCTTTGCTTGATATAGCCAGCGACAATTTATCGCTTCTAAACTTACTTTCGCCGGATCAGAAAAAATTAAATACTTTTCTCAAAGGAAAGAATATTTCCTATTCCTATCATCCCAGGACCAATACCGAATGGGGCGTGATTATGTACATCCCCGTTGAGGAAGAAAAGGATTCCAAATGGCTTGAAAATCCGCATCATGACAATATCCGTGTGATGCATCATACTTTTCAGGATAACAGAATTACGGATATCAATGACACACATTCAAGGCCATTATTTTCGTATGTTATCAAGGATAAGTTTCTGATTTTAAGTTACTATGGCGATTTGATTGAAGATGTAGTGCGGACTTCTTCACTGCATATTCCAAGTTCAAACCTTAAATCTACATTTTCAAAAAGTGATGATTCCAATTATGGAACCAGTTTGTATTTGAAAAATGAGGCATGGAGATCGATTATTCCAACCAATAATCAAAGCAAGAATTTTGCGGAATTTGCCAAAGCATTTCCTGATTACCAGGATTTTCATATAGAAAATACCGGAAGTGAGAATAAACTTCAGATGATTTCTGCCGGTACAGATTCACCGGATTATTATATTACTGACTGGTTAAAAAACAGTACGGGATCGCCTTTCAAAGGGCATAAACATATCTCACAGCAGACTTCTTATTTTTACAGATTTGGTGTAAAAGACAAACCTGATTTTCAGAAACGGTTTTTGAAGTGGCACAAAAAACTAAAATCAGAAGCTTGGGAAAAGCTTGTTTATCATATCGGAAATGAAAGTAATTTACTTTTAGATAATCTCGGTTCGGAGATTATTCTTTGCCAACTTGAAGAAAACAACAGCATCAGTGACGGAAAGATAATTCTGGCAGAATTTTCTAATTATGATAAATTAAGACCCGTTCTAAAAAAACTGGCCCGACTTTCTACTCCGGAATCCAATGTTTCGACCGATCAATTTCAGGGATATGATATTTATTCCGTAGCGATTCCGGAATTGCCTGCGGGTATTTATGGACCGATGTTTTCCGGATTTCCGCGCACTTATATAACATATGTCGCGCCTTATCTGGTGATGAGCAATAATTCTCAGGTATTGCAAAATTATATTGTTGATTATGAAAATCAGCTAACCTGGAAACAATCGGCAGAATATGACAGCGTTTTGACGAGCAGTAAATCGGATGCTCAGCTTTCACTGGTTGTAAATTTGAGAAAAGCACAATCCCGTGGAGAAGGTTCTGATACAAAATCATATACGGATCTGACTTCCAAAATTGAATCTGTTATTCTCCGATGCCGTTATGAGGGCGGTGATGCTTATCCCGAAATCACCCTGAATCCAAAGAAAAGACAAACTGCAAATAAAGTGCTTAACCGTACTTTTCTAAATATTGATGTGGAATGGCCTATTTTGTATGATTCGTCGTTAACCGCTTTACAAAATCCAATTGACGGAAGTTCGGAGGTTTTACTCACCGACAAAGACAACAATCTGCTTCGGGTTAATAATTTAAAAACAGGAAAAACAGAGACAATAACAAAATTGAATGGCCCGATTGTCACGTCAGCCTACAAAGTTGATTTTCTGAACATTGGCAGGCAGCAAAGAATTTTTGCCACTTCAAGCGCTGTTTATGCTGTTGACGAAGATGATTCGACACATGTGATTACCAGTTTCTCAAAAGCGCTACCGTCCGCAGCCAGAATTACGGCGCTGAATATGATTGATGGCGGAGAAGATGGCAGTAACCGGTTTATCGTAACAGATGCTTACGGTGAGCTTTACATTTGGGAAAGTGTGACCAAGGCGATCAGAAAATTGAATCGTTCAACGCATTTTGATAATATTCAGGGACCTGTTATTGCTTTGAATCAAATTGGAAACCGAAATTATATTGTCACTCAGAAAAACGGAAAAATCTACCTTTTAAAAACCACAGGAGCAGTAAAAGATGGTTTTCCCGCGGATATTCTTGCACGAACAGAAAGTCCGTTTACCTGGACGCAAAATCCAACAACTGGCCAGTCGGAACTGGTTGGGATTAGTGTTTATGGAGCTTTGACAAGAATTAACATGGATGGAAAAATAACTTCCCAAACCCAGTTATTGCGTCCGGAACCTTCCTGCGAGTTCAAAACTTTGTTTGACAGAAATTCTCTGGACTGGATTCTGATCAGGACTTCATCCAACAAAGCGGCGTTTCTGACCAAGGAAGGAAAAGAGCTTTTCGAAATTAAAAACCTGTTACCAAATTCCAATATTCAGTATCATTTCTTTGGTGTAGACAATCGTTTTATCACGATCAGGTCTGGAAATTATACGACGATTTTTGATATGACCGGAAAAAGACTCGGGGATAAACCGATTCCTTCCGAAATGAAAGTACAGTTAACTTATCTTCCATCTTATTATAAATTACTGATTTTCAGTCGGTCTGAAAAGAAAGTACAAGTCTGGTCGATTAAGCTGCGTTGATTATGAAATCTTTGAAATACATATTTTTAATACTTTTTTCTTTTGTCTGGCTTGTTGGATTGAGTCCTTCATTAAAGACAAAACTGGATGAATGGAAGCTGACCGAAGACGGTTACCGTTTTGGAGATTTGTATCGTTTGTCAAACCTTCCACAATTTAAAGATCCCGTTAAAAAGTGTCCAAAACAGATTTTTGTTGAGAAAAATAATGGCTCAAAAAAAATTCATTTGTACATCATCGGCGACAGCTTTACCGAAAAGGAAAGAATTGAAAAAGAGGATTTTGCGGTAGATCAGTATCAATATGTGCACTGGGATAATATTCTGCATTTGAAAACCGATACTTCTGCAATCAATATTTTGTTGCTTGAAAGTGTTGAAAGGCATTTTCGGGAAAAGATGATTTCACCGATTCATAATCTGGTTCCTGATTATGAAACTTATGTTTTGAAAGGACCTGAACCGTCATTTATGAATAAGCTCGACCTTGCATTTTCATCTGACGGAACAGAAGGAAGACTCGATGCTGTCTTTTTTCAAAATGACATTTTGTTGAAATTAAAAGAAATGAAAGCGGCATTTACTTATCACTTTTTTCACAGAGCTGATAAAAAAGTGACGCTGGTAAATAATGACAAAAATGTAGTTTATTACCTCGACACGGACACGCCACAAATCACATCTTCTTTTACTGATCTGGAAGATTCAGAAGTGGATTCGATCGTTACTAATTTGTCAAAAAGTAGAGAATTAGCTCAGAAACTGGGTTTTGATCATGTTCTTTTATCAGTCATTCCTAACAAGGTTTCTGTCCTGATGCCGGAATATGGTGCTTATAATAATCTGATCAGCCGCGTTTATTCCAATCCAAAACTTGACATTCCTCACATTGATGTGCTTTCTGATTTTAGAAAAATGAAGGAAAAAGCATATCTCAGAGGCGACTCGCACTGGACGTGCCAGGCTCAGGATATATGGCTGCACAAAACGAATGAACTTATAAAAAAAGTAACCCAGGAAAGTATTTAGTTCCTGATTTACTTTTAAATCATCTCATTTTCTACTTCATCGATTTTCCCTGTCAGCTTTCCTACCGTAAGTCCTTGTACAATAATTGAAAAGAGAACGACAAAATAAGTAATTGCCAAAAGCAAATTCTTGTTCAGGTCATCATCAATCGATAAAGCCAGTGCGATAGAAACGCCACCACGCAAGCCTCCCCAAACGAGAATTATGATCGATTGTTTCCCAAAACGTTTTTGAAAAGGGATAATTCTTACTGGAATATAAATCGAAATAAACCGGGCGAATAGAACGACAGCAATTGTGATTGCACCAATCACGCCATATTGTTTCAAATCCGGGATCAGCAATAATTCAAAACCTATAATCAGGAACAAAAGCGCGTTCAGGATTTCATCAATCAGCTCCCAGAATTTGTCAAGGTAATCCTGTTCTGTTGCTGTAATATTTCCCAGATTTTTCCCGTAATTACCAATCATCAAACCAGCGGCCACCATTGCAAGCGGACCTGACATGTGCATGGCTTCTGCTGCCAAATGTCCACCCATGACAATCGCGAGTGTGATCAATACGTGCACATTATAGCCATCCACTCTATTGTTGGCATGTGAGCCGATGAATCCCAGCACGACGCCCAATAAAATTCCTCCTAAGGCTTCTTTGGCCAGAAGCGTTGATATACCAACAAATGAAGTATTGACCTCCTCACCTCTTGCCAAAGCGAGCATGATGATGAAAACCACAACGGCCATCCCATCATTAAAAAGCGACTCTCCAGCAATTTTTGTTTCAAGTGATTTCGGAACGCCCGCCTGTTTCAAAATTCCTAAAACCGCAATAGGATCTGTTGGTGAAATGAGTGCTCCAAAAACCAGACATTGAACAAATGGAATTCCTAATCCAAGCCATGGAAGAATTTCATACATCATGAAACCAATTGCAAAAGTAGAAATCACCACACTGACCGTTGAGAAAACCATAACGGGTATTCGCTGCTCCTTTAAATCTTCCAAATGTATATGAATAGCACCTGCGAAAAGAAGGAAATTAAGCATCGCACCCATCAAAATTTCAGTCAGGTCGATGCTATTTAGCAGCGTTGTGATCCTGTCAAAGGTATGTGGGAATATATTATCAGTTGCCAATAAACCCAAAGAAACCATTAACGCAATGACCATAACACCGATAGAAGCAGGCAATTTCAGGAAACGCGCATTGAGATAGGCAAAGACAGCAGATATGACAATTAATACAGAAAATGAATAGTATAACTCCATGAAAATATTTTTTAGACTGGCTAAAATAAAAAATTAAGAGCAGCCATAAAAATTTTATCGGGCTTAAAACCAAACTCTAAGTGTATTCTAATAATTGGAAAAAGTCAAAACCAACATGGTTTTGGACTAATTATTGTACTAAAAAATTGCCGCTAAATAGATTCAGGTACACTTTCAGCAACATTAATTAATATATTTACCAGACATTCAACAACGGCTATGATCACACTTCGTCTCTTGTTTAAGAATCCCGCAAAAATTATCCGAAGTATTATTTTTGCTTATTTGATTATCCAAGCAATTTCTCCCGTATCTGCCCAGACAACAGTTTTAAAACCTGGTTTTGACAAGCAGGAATACATCGAGCTGATGAAAATGCATGCACGGCTGTATGATACTACAAAAAATAAAATCCCATATCCGGTTCATTTCAAATCAGTTTACAATTCTCCAACCGTTGGGATGGATAATCGTTGGGATTTATGGACGAGCAAAAAATCTCCGGTGGCTGTTATTAATTTGAGAGGCACAACAAAAAATCCTGTTAGCTGGCTGCAAAATTTTTACGCGGCAATGGTTCCGGCACAAGGTGAACTAAAACTTTCAAACAGTTTTACTTTCAAATATCATTTGGCTGAAAATCCACGGGCAGCAGTCCATGTCGGCTGGCTGATTGGTGTGGCTTATCTTGCCAAGGATATTCTCCCAAAAATCGATTCTTGTTACAAAAGCGGGATTAAAGAATTTATTGTGATGGGTCACAGTCAGGGCGGAGCACTCACTTATCTGATGACTTCCTATTTGTATAGTCTTCAAAAACAAAAAGTTTTGCCCAATGATATTCGTTTCAAAACGTATTGCAGTGCGGCGCCTAAGGCTGGAAATGTTTATTATGCTTACGAATATGAAAAACTGATTGACCATGGTTGGGGAATAAATGTGATCAATGGTGCAGATTGGGTACCGCAGACGCCGTTTTCTGTACAAAATCTTTCAGATTTTAATGAGACAAATCCGTTTAAAGATATTGATGGCGTATTAAAAAAGCAGAAATTTTTTACCAGAATTGCGTTGCGTCACGCGTACAAACAGTTGAAAAAACCAAGTGAAAAAGCGCAGCGTAACTATCAAAAATATCTTGGGAATTACGTTTCAAAAATGGTAAAGAAAACTTTACCGGAATTTCAGCCACCGGTTTATGTAAAATCATCAGATTATGTGCGAATTGGCCCGACCATAACTTTGCTAGGCGATGATGATTATTATAAACTATATCCCGACTCCAAAACCGATGTTTTTGTCCATCATCTTTTAGAGCCATATTTGTATCTAATCGATCGATATAAATAGTAGATTTGTGCTCAAATTAATTACAATGGCAAAATCTAAAACCACAAAAAACGTCGCTAAATCTGGTCTGTCCTCAATTGACAAAATTTTGGAAACCGCTGGCTGGTTTAGTCTTATTGCACTGGGTTTGTTGACAATCTTTACATATTTCCGGTCGCCTGATATTATTCCTCTCCATTTCAATGCGTTAGGACATGTGGACGGTCATGGCAAAAAAGCCATGATTTTTGCGGTATTTGCTATTGCAGCCGCTATATTTCTAAGTATCACTTTCTCCATAAAATATGTTTTCAGTCCACCGAATGCAGGCGCTTTGCCAAACAAAAATCTGGATTTCGCGATCAGGATCATTCACTTTGTGAAGCTTTTTGTAATGCTGGAATTCATTTACATCCTTGTTATGACCAACCTGATCGTTGACGGCCTGGCCAAGGAACTTGGCTCCATGTTTTTGCCGATTGTCATGATCTCCCTTCTTTTCCCCATTGCTTATTATTTCAAAAGAACGTTTTCGAGCCGGATCAGAAAAAAATAATAAACTGCTGGCACAGTTTTCCTTATTCATTTTAAACAATTACTTGTTCACAGCAATTGCGTCTAAATCCCTGGATGATACGATTTTTCAAATATCAGAAACAGGCAGTCGCAAGAATGTGTCAGATAAGCTATTCAATTAAAAATGATTATGGAAAGTAAGAATAAATTTGCGGTAGAGATTTTGTCTTTTACGACGATAAAAGAAATTCCGGGTTCATGGAATAATAGTGATTATAAGGCGCTGCTGGTGAAAATGGATTATGACAATCCTGACGAGATCAGCGAAGCAGAATTGAAAGAAATGTGTTTCATGTCCATCACCGATTATGAACCGGCCGAAGCAGCAAAAATTGTTTTGGAATATCTGATTGAAGATGAGCTGACTGATGGACAGATAGAAAATCTTTCGCATCAGATGCTGACAGAAAAATTATGGGAAGAAAATCCGAAACTGGATTTGCACATCAGTTTTTTCAAAGCCACACAACTTTTGTATGATGCCTATAACGGCAAATTCCCAAGAACAGAAGCCGTACAATTTCAATTAAAACTTACCGGCGAAACTCCGGAAAGCTTGTCAATTTTTGAAGAAAATCCGGAAGCTCCGATTGTAAGAATTCTGGCTCAGGGTATGACGGATCACAATTTGGTTAACCGTCTTTTTGGCGATCAATTGGAAGGAACAACTTTTGAAGAAGCGAAAAATATTCTTTGGGAGCTTAAAACGATTGAAAAGAAAGAGAAGGAAATTACATTTGATATCGTAAGCTCGGCATATTGGTTAGACGATATTAAATATGCGGATAATTATGAAGCGACGTCACATCCCGACATTTTAGTTACGGAAGAAGAATAATTTGCCAAATAATAGTAAAGTAAAATTGCATATCGACAGTCTTATCTGTAAAATTGTCGATATGCAATTTTTTTTTAATCTATTATGCAAAAAACACTCCTGATAATACTGCTAT
The nucleotide sequence above comes from Dyadobacter subterraneus. Encoded proteins:
- a CDS encoding DUF1648 domain-containing protein — encoded protein: MAKSKTTKNVAKSGLSSIDKILETAGWFSLIALGLLTIFTYFRSPDIIPLHFNALGHVDGHGKKAMIFAVFAIAAAIFLSITFSIKYVFSPPNAGALPNKNLDFAIRIIHFVKLFVMLEFIYILVMTNLIVDGLAKELGSMFLPIVMISLLFPIAYYFKRTFSSRIRKK
- a CDS encoding acyltransferase family protein produces the protein MHATAKGHIIQLDGIRFIAVALVLIDHFFSAVNIIPFGKLGVTIFFVLSGFLISRILLKSKEHYVTEPDGFKKYIRKFLIRRTIRIFPIYYLLLAILFILNVPPVREKFAWLALYGTNLYIGIYQTWLGSCDHLWSLAVEEQVYLFFPFLIFFVSKKNLIPWLAVMGVVGVLLRFYFYFSGKDWSVSYVTMPACLDSFALGGLMAWLQLYKKDIFLKLFDKTWPVLLGLLGWILMQYWNKSFGEIHNIVDVVFDRLVSSIFSFFLIGRAVTGYGGAMKYFLENPISVYLGKISYGIYLYHNFIYNHYHSGPNHPTVRLIHKIYQHFPSLEGNLTFEACLFSLLTVIVATISWYCFEKPINSLKDRYA
- a CDS encoding cation:proton antiporter is translated as MELYYSFSVLIVISAVFAYLNARFLKLPASIGVMVIALMVSLGLLATDNIFPHTFDRITTLLNSIDLTEILMGAMLNFLLFAGAIHIHLEDLKEQRIPVMVFSTVSVVISTFAIGFMMYEILPWLGLGIPFVQCLVFGALISPTDPIAVLGILKQAGVPKSLETKIAGESLFNDGMAVVVFIIMLALARGEEVNTSFVGISTLLAKEALGGILLGVVLGFIGSHANNRVDGYNVHVLITLAIVMGGHLAAEAMHMSGPLAMVAAGLMIGNYGKNLGNITATEQDYLDKFWELIDEILNALLFLIIGFELLLIPDLKQYGVIGAITIAVVLFARFISIYIPVRIIPFQKRFGKQSIIILVWGGLRGGVSIALALSIDDDLNKNLLLAITYFVVLFSIIVQGLTVGKLTGKIDEVENEMI
- a CDS encoding glycosyltransferase family 2 protein, whose protein sequence is MTFLLSIVMPAYNEQDCIEKVVHNWTSFLKNKFPNDNTTLIVINDGSKDNTKVLLDKLEKEVTNLTVVNQKNGGHGNAVVNGYRKALELNSQYVFQTDSDDQFVSDDFDKLWEKRHQSEFILGYREVRHDAGVRLFITKFLRSTISFVYGTYILDSNIPFRLIKGTFLQKLMNQLPNPEPFAPNIFLSVMAKKSGQELFDIPITHKDRETGEVSIVKWNLWKVCIRSFKELLRFRLELNQHVKAIRA
- a CDS encoding lipase family protein, whose protein sequence is MITLRLLFKNPAKIIRSIIFAYLIIQAISPVSAQTTVLKPGFDKQEYIELMKMHARLYDTTKNKIPYPVHFKSVYNSPTVGMDNRWDLWTSKKSPVAVINLRGTTKNPVSWLQNFYAAMVPAQGELKLSNSFTFKYHLAENPRAAVHVGWLIGVAYLAKDILPKIDSCYKSGIKEFIVMGHSQGGALTYLMTSYLYSLQKQKVLPNDIRFKTYCSAAPKAGNVYYAYEYEKLIDHGWGINVINGADWVPQTPFSVQNLSDFNETNPFKDIDGVLKKQKFFTRIALRHAYKQLKKPSEKAQRNYQKYLGNYVSKMVKKTLPEFQPPVYVKSSDYVRIGPTITLLGDDDYYKLYPDSKTDVFVHHLLEPYLYLIDRYK